The DNA region agtacaatgggagccagagccttcagctatcaagctcctctccagtggaaccagcttccagtttgtgttcgggaggcagacacactctccacatttaagagtaggctaaagactttcctttttgataaagcttatagttagggctggctcaggtttgccctggatcagcccctagttatgctgctataggcttagactgccgggggacacctccctgctctcttccttctctccctctctcttcttctccctctctatctgtatgcatttatgtaaatgtatgttactaactcaccatccggggtatcatccccggagtgtctgtctctcatgtggcaggttgccactgataaagtttacgtcaggatcatgaatcgtgacagcgcctgctgacctggtcctgctggacaccgggaagccttattgacattttcctggattcatccaactttctatttcttttttttccaacacaacataatttctgtcaaatgttgtatttgtactatgttgtttatcctgtacacacgacatctattgcacgtctgtccgtcctgggagagggatccctcctcagttgctctccctgaggtttcttccattttttcccttttaattttggggtttcttttaggaagtttttccttgtgcgatgtgagggtctaaggacagaggatgtcgtaacctgtacagtctgtaaagcacactgagacaaatgtataatttgtgatattgggctatacaaataaatttgatttgatttgattcacaGGTGTTTACTCTTTTCAGCTATATTAACTATTGTAGGTATTGCAGAGCCATTAATACTTGGTTTGGTCTTTTCAGACACACTTTCCTGACATCTATTGAAGCTGCAGTCtcaaaaaggtaaaacaaataaaactccGACCGTTTCAGGCTTCctctgtaaacaaaacacagaaagaaatgagTAGGTCTTAGGACACAATATTTTAAGTAAACTAACTTAAAAAGGTCTTAATCCAACTTAGTCCAACTTTTAGCATGACCCTCCATAATCCCTTTAATATTCATACTTTTGAATTTAAAACATTCACATCTgacaaagaataaaacatatttggtaGAAGATCGTTGAAGTTGTCTTATGGCTTTAGGGCAACTTTATCCCAATTCAAGACGACATAAGAATTGTAGCATATTCTTAAGTTTGTAGTCAAGTCAaccattaaaatgtcattatgcAGTAAAAGTATGCTGTGGATGTACAAGGGGAATTGAAGCTCTACTCACAACTGCaacaaaagtaaataatgtgTGAATGCTTCAAAGACAGTTCCAGATATATCttggaaaacataaaaatgtagtAAATTGTTAGAAACTCACCCatgagcttttctttttcctggCAAACATAGTTACACACAGCAGTCAGCAGCTCTTCCTTTGGCTTCAGTCCATCCAGAaatactgaaaaacaaacagttctAATACGGTACATGTAAATACCCTAAATGCTTGAAATAAATCACAGTTTTTTATCCCATCAGCATTACATACCGAACTTGTGACATCTTTGACTGGACACTCACCAATTCCAGACGCCATGCTCTCTATCTCCTGCCGGTTTTTCAGGTACATTGGCCACACGTGTCCATCAAAGTATCCAGGAGGATCAGGAGGCGTGTACACCCTCAAACTGTCGATCAAAGACAGCAACAGAGGTTAAAAACACCAAGACACAAACTTTCTCAAACATAAAACTTGGAAATTAAATGGAAACAAAATCcattaaaaaaggtaaaacagaATAGATAGTGTATTGATTATAAAATCGGACACCTTCGTCTCCTCTTGCAGACATCATAAGGTATTTCCATGAAGTATCTTTTGTAAAATAGCTCATTCAGAGGCCTGGAAAggtaaaacatgaaaagaaaaatcaaagaGTTACAGCATTATGATCTAGaatattatcttattattattattattattattattattattattattattattattattattattattattattattaatattaataataatattaacaatttaAGCAGAAATCTCTAATAGTTACTCTAATAATCATTTCCTATCATGTTTCCTAGAAAGAATATGTAGTTTGGTACTAattaaaagcaaacaatgaTCGTTTATTTTCGTTAAGTTAGTTGTGTTGACGGAGGGTTGTTGGTACCTCCTTACAAGAAATGCTCCATTTGAACCTAAATATTTTgagattttacatttatttctcatGCATGTTAAATTACATACTTGCCTCTAGACAAACatcacttttttaaatattaggCTGATTGGCAATTACAATGAATTAATTTAGAGCCCACTTTCACAATGCAGCAACTGCATGTTCTTTAAAAATGAGTACCAAGTTACATTGTTCTTTCTAAGGGACTTTCtagaaaatgattgtttttaaatacagtgtaaattataacagaaataaatacgGTCACTTCAGGGAAGCCTTCATGTGTACCTGTGGTTGAAAATGAGGAAGCCCTCCACAATCAGCACATACACCTCCTCATCTACTGATGGCGTCGTGTGCTCGGGGTTCAGGCCTCGCTGCCTCAGGAATGCCTCAGGATCTCTTCGCCACGAGTCGACCTCGCACATCATCGTGTCCATGTGGAGAGCATCGAGCACTGCAACAGAATGCAATGAAAAGGTTTGTCATAAAAgtgcatgtattattattacattaaattaaattaaattaaacatttaaacattaaacatcagcaggaaaccggtggattgcctactccaggtagggaatgagccattaccccaagtgaaggaattcaagtacctcagggtcttgttcgcgagtgaggggacaatggagcgagagattggccggagaatcggaggagcgggggcggtattacagtcactttaccgcaccgttgtgacgaaaagagagctgagccagaaggcaaagctctcaatctaccggtcgatcttcgttcctaccctcacctatggtcatgaaggctgggtcatgaccgaaagaacgagatcacgggtacaagcggccgaaatgggttttctcagacgggtggctggcgtctcccttagagatagggtgagaagctcagccatccatgagagactcggagtagagccgctgctcctttacgttgaaaggagccagttgaggtggttcgggcatctagtaaggctgccacctgggcgcctccctagggaggtgttccaggcaggtccagctgggaggagaccccggggaagacccaggactcggtggagagattatatctcctcactggcctgggaacgcctcaggatcccccagtcggagctggaggatgtggcccggagaagggaagattgaggTTCcttgctgcccccgcgacccgatcccggataagcggtagacgatggatggattgatcAGCAAAATGTCAATCATTCGCTATCCagttctcaaatgtgaggactttctgcttttaaatcattttaatgtgacattttaatgaatatCTTTCACAATGTTTTGACATGTTAAAAAGAATCGATagatacaattaaaataatcattagttgcatccctatttgttttttataaagaatATCCACCATTTTCAGATGGATGAATAGATGGACAGCAACTGCaccaaaaatgttttgatgtcttaacaaacatttaaataaattgtcCTTACTGTCATATTGCTTGAACCCATTGCTGTCCATTGGTACAACAGAATCATCCTGGAAAAAAAAGCATCCACTGTGATCAATCAAGCTCTCAAATGTCCAGCATAACTGCCAAAGTGTAAAAAGCAATgatatgattttaaaaagtctACCTTAAAATATGAATCCTGTGCAATGAGACAGCTGTTGGCTATCTGCTGGTGTAGACTCTTAGAAAGAGTAGACTTTCCTCCATTGGTCATCCTGAAAGATATATAGTTCACACAGATTACATTCAAATTGTTACTTATTTTACTCACTTGCTTGCTCACTTTGCAGCGGCACTTTGCTACATGTCGTctccccgctctctctctccccctttcctatctatcttcagctgtactatcattaaaggagaaaaagcccaaaaaagtatcttcaaaaaaaaaagattgtataTCGATCAGGCTCTAATTGTAGAGTTTATTTTCTAACTGTTAAATGTCAGACATATTTTGGTTAAAATAATTTGAAGTCGGTGTCTAAACAGAAATATCCCCCGATATATCATTAACAAATCTTTTAAACTCTCTAATCTCAATAGCCAAATATCAGCCTGAACAATCCTGTATCAGTCAGGCTGTGGTCagtacactgtgacatcactgtgtgtgtagtgtgaggTGCAACATAACAGCTTGGTCTGAAGTGAAACACACTTTTAACCAGAAAGGTAAACCAGTGAAAGACTGCTTTCAACCTTATAAGTTATTATTTGAACACAACAAGTCACATTAGGAAATGCAAAAGTAAGTAAAAGAGTTCCTGCATACAGTTAGCACTAAATCTATTGAAATCCACGCAAATATTGAAGATATCTGTGTGCCAATTCTACTAAATATTTAGCATTTCCAAAACTATGAATGCAAAGAAAACTACAATTTCAGCCTATTCTCGTTAAGAAAACCTTTCATTTTCATAACACTACCTGCACATCTGTACAATAAATTAATGTcagaataaacaaaaacacggACCATTGGATTTCTCTTTCTGAATCTCAGGACTCTGAGGACTTTTCTCTGCAAAGTAACCATCTCTTATCAGTCTTATCTGCCACAAGGTTGTCACATGTTGTATTGGTCCCTGCTGCCCCCACTGGATGTATGTTAGCTATTAACAGGTAATGTAATAACAGAAGGCTAATGCAAGACCTGTTGTCTTGTCTCCCTGTATTTCCCATTTACACAATAAACCAATAAAGAATATCATGATCGATTGATCCAAAtctgagttgttgttgttgtttttacaatatatatatacagtaatattttACTGTGTTTGGACTTTTTGATACATCTTTTTGTGGTGTGAAAACCTTTAGCATGTAAAATGCTATCTGAAATCCAACAGGCTATCTGGAGGCTAAACGACTCAAGGAGAACACTAAAATGCACGTTTTGCAAGAAGTTCAACTCAGCaaagcattaatgtttacaATCCGCACGGCTTACTCACCCACCAACTCCCACAACTAGTGTCTTCATTTCAGCTTGTTGTGGCTGTTCACTGcaaagtttttaatttaaaaaagctgGTAAAAGTACATCTATTAACAGCTCATGTTAATAACTTATACACTGGCATGTTAGCGGTTACATCAACTTTGTACTCTCAGTCACGCTTTTCCGCTTTCGGACGCTCGTGATTCGCTGATGGAGCTGCTACGTCACTAACAACCTCCCCATTgagtaaaaaagacaaatgttgaGAATGTGATATACAGTTAAAATCAATAAAGCGTTACAGCAGACTTCTATTGAATTAcatattgaataaatataaataaaatacattgcgAAGAAAGTTCAGGATtcacatacaaaaacatgtcaaagcattaaagaatatatacagtaattTATGTaaacaataatagtaataaaaataaagcgcacaaaaaaaagtaaattctaCCGAGTCTACATCAAAAACTACAAATcttatttacaataaaatagaaatgaatgaatacatcTTGATCAAtgctaataaaaaaaatcaaataatataaagaattaaataaaacacactgtacagagtttacataaaaatataaaacataattttcaatatggtaatataaataaatatatcttcaTAATTGATTAGATGAGGAcaaagtaatataaaaaaatatatattgtacataatGTACATCAAGTTAGGctatgtaatgtaaaatataataataacaataataataacaacaaaaacaaaataaagaataaatacattatgcagtgtttagaaaaaacattatcaaacaaaTTGTTATAAGTTCATGAGAATTTGaatatgcaacaaaaacaaatatattgcctaataataatacattaaaatacaatatttaggGTTTACATACAGACAAATAATCAAAACATCTgtctaaaacataaaaaaaaaaaagttagaatagtcaaaataaaaatagcttTGCGCATGCGCAGCCAGACTTTTCCGCCTAGCCTGGTGCTACTGCACTTCCTCATTGGCAGCAAAGTGTTAGTACTCCTGCGACGTTTGTGACTGAAATAAACACACGGCGGGTTTCGTTTTATTTTATCTCCGGGCCGCACAAATGTCGAAGCCCCCTCCCAAGCCGGCCAAGCCAGGTAAGACTAACACTAAGAAGGTTTGTTGTCTAAATTGAGCTAAAACTTCAGCTCTGTCTCTTGCGAGGACTACACACCTTGTTGGCGATGTGAACTTAATGGGCGGACGGTGAGTGAGATCGGCAGATTTCTGTCGTTCTTTCATCACAGAAGAAAGAAAGCTCATAAACTCATTATTAACAATATCCATTATTACTGACTGTAGCAGGAGTGCAGTTAAGTTTGTAAAAGTGTCTTCACTATTAATTGACGGGGATCCAGCTCTCAGCACAGCAGGCCTCTCTGTGACTTCCCTATTACCATCATGCGAGGACAGTGCCATCATTTTTTCAATGGCTGTAATTCGGAGGTTAAGAGGTGATGATGAGTCTGCACTCTACATGCTGTATGACATCAGTCTTTCTTCCTGCAAACTCAGTCTGTGCTGCTATTTTCGTAACTCCATCCCAGAGATTAGGAAATGTGTATATAACtcacaaacttttattttattttatttttttatgtcgTTTTTATgtatacttttaaaaatgtgaataaataagATGTACCTTGTGAAAGCTTAGAAATGGTGTCTGTGCAACAGGTGTTGTCGGTAATGGCAGgtgtcattttttaataaaacctacacacacacacacacacacacacacacacacacacacacacacacacacacacacacacacatctttcttgTCTGAGTCCAAAGCTATAAGTGGAAGTTCTGCCTCCTGAGGACTAGCATCACTGTAGAATGCTTCCTTaaaatttctattttattttttgtgaaaaAGTAAAAGATTTTCACTaatttgggctttttttttacgtaataaaatacacattttaaggGAGCGTTTTACGATGTTGTGAGTTCTTGGGAGACATAAATCACAGTTTATTCGCTACATATTTTTctaactaatgcagtctaataaaGACCTGCAATAAAATCTTTAATGAATGAAGGCTTTAACGTTCAGTTTTGGTTGTTTTATAGAGGTTTAATTCAACTTTATGGCCACTTTGGaggatgtgttttgtgttgctgctgcagcttcccTGTATTACGATGTACTGAGAAGTGTATAGCGTCAAATATTTAGTCTACCCTCCTTGATTTGCACAAATGGATGGACAAAAGAACAATTTGAATTAACACCTCTTTAAAGCAAAAACCGAACATCACAAACTTAATGAAGGTCAGATTTATTGCAGGGATAATGTATTAGACCGCATTAGTTGTTTTTAacataacatgtttttatgttacagGGATGTGCAGATCCCATTGCTCTGATTGCATACTCATGTTATACATATGATGGTGTGTTTACTAAACAACAAATCCCAATATATCGCCTTGCTTACATATATTGAATCATAACCCCTGTATCGTCATATGCCCaattcttgccaatacacatCCCCTCTTTGTAATCACATAGGGGATGACCACAGGCTCATCTGTACAATATGTCCTGTGTTGCCTGCTCGCTGTGGCCCTGTGAAAACAGAGCACAAAACTCAAATGACAGACGCGTCAAAAACATTAATTCTCTTCATGTTTATTCATGAATCAGCTCAAGTGACGCCACACCTGAGGGCAGGTGAGATCATCTGTCTTGACAGATGGCTGGTTGGTGTTCTGTGGGAGAGTCTTCAGTACTATTAGTCAGTGCCTCCCATAGTCATGACTGATGTAGCTTTACCTATGTGGTAATTGGAGACCATTCACGTGAATGGCTGAGGATTCACTGCCTAGTTTTACTGGATGGTGATTAATGCGGTTATGTGGTGGTGCAGTTCTTTAACCGAAGGCCCTTATTTCAAACCTCCATGTTGGATGACTTTGGTCCTTCTAAAGTAAATGTTCATCTGATGGATGGAGGAtcaaaagatgaagaaaaactgAATTTCTCTACAAAGATcaaattaaaaccttttttgaGCTTTACACATGTGCTATGATAACTTCTTTTCGTGGTGCACGACCACATACACCTCGAACAATGTGCTCTAACTTACAGGACCAGGCTTCTGTGAGTAAATGTTCTTGTGCTCTCGtcctttttactttaaaataggTATTTTATAGGAGGAATATGTTTTAGTTGTTGTGTTAAGTAGGACTTTAGAGGGCATTACTATAGTGCTGTTTGTATTCTCTGCTGGTGTAAAACATAATTGTTTCTTTACTATTGACTCTTAGTCATATTTTTGATCTTTGATGGTTCGTTTTTTGGGTTGGGCTTCGAACAGGAAGGGGGAATCACCACCAACATCAAACACGTTTTTTGCAGGGGCAATGAAATGACACAGCTGGAAATCATCAAAAACccacaaacaaatcaaacatacTGACAATGTTTTGCTCACTCTtaggacatttttcttttttatatttctttttagcTAGAATGAATCCTTGTATGTGCCGGAGGCTTTGAAATGCAGAGAGAGCGCTGACTAGTATGCACaggcttttgtgtgttttaagcGACATGACCGGGCCTGCAGAGCAGACATGCTTGCTGACTGTGTTGAACAGAGCTGGGCTTGTGCAGCTCCGCTCattctgagacactgagacagtgTGTTCGCTAAATAGAAACCCTGAGTAACTGCAGAGGGGAGTTACAACTGTTTAACATTTAGGCCTGTTAGCTAAAGCCATCAGCATTTACCAGCCTTATGTGTCCAgattaattaaatgcatttccgATATTACCAGTAAATATACCAGCATCAGTTTTGAGAAGTTTTTTTTTGAGAACACAAGCACCATttcaaccacaaagagaaaacatgagAGGAATACAAATACACCAAAGCACATACAGACATTGCCTATTAAAagctatttttttaaatgtcataacTAAAGCTAATTTGCTGTCTTCATCCCTGGTTAGacttcataataaaaataatcagattaaaacaactaaacaaacaaatgtctgtTTATGAATGTATCCAATAGGGCATGTCCTAGTGGCTAGGCATGAAGACACATCTTTGAAAGGGAATCTAGTCAAGTGAAGCACTGAGTGATGTTTATCTACAAATGTTATGCAAATCAGAAGAATTAGATCACATTTGAATACAATTTGAATCCGGTTAACTGGAAACAATAGCTGGTACTTTGGCTTTCAGTGTTACCAGCTCATTAGTCTGTTtagtaaactgtgtgtgtgtagtaaatacaaCATACTGCACTTAACTTCAGCCATTGTTTAGTCCTGGAAATCAACAGATGGtagaaatatttataaaataagtaaatgtgaaatatggcACTGCTTCTTTAAGCTCTTTTTTTGTAGCTCTCTATGAACTAGTTCAGCTGTCTGCTAAGGCCACAGCCACTCTGGTAGCATtccagcagcagagctaacgccACGCTCCACAGCGACTCATCACAGGCCCAGAGGGCAGCTACCTCAGGGCTGCACACACAAGGACCAGCTATGTGTTTCTTCTCTTCCCCTGCGCTGACTGCAAGGAGAAATGTTTATTGTTCTTGGCTGCAGCAGAGTTGTTTCAGGCGCTCGAGAGCAGACATTAGGAGCTATGTGTTAAGTGCAGGTTGCATTGCTCAGGCAGGGCTTCATCGATTGGCTCTTGAGGGAGGTGATGGACGATGTCGACACTGATTTATTGCACTTGTATAAGAGTAATTTACCACATTAAAGCTACGTTCTACGCTCGCCTGCAGGTTCATTGCAGTAAACCTAAGCTGGTCTTTCTACAGGGCTGAGAAATGGCAGCATGTGTAGTTCCACCTCACcgtctttatttatattctcgAGTACAATGTGCACTGTTCACCACTTTTGTGCATACAGGGATGAGGTCAACGTGCTACAAACTGTCTTCAAATAGTTAATCTAACATGaaatttgtgttttctctttactAGGCCAAGTCAAGGTGTTCCGAGCGTTGTTCACCTTTGACCCCAGAACGGTATGAGCTTTTCGTTTTGTCAAGATcgctttgtttttcttatatttGATGATTGTTGAAGACCATTGTTGagtccttttttaaaagattattttcattgcgCATCGTCTGCATGATCTTCAATGGGCAGATTTTGTAACTGATGACATTTAAATCACATATTTACTTCCTCCCTCCAGTGGCACTGCTCTggcaaacaaaatgtaataaaaaggcAGAATAGGACATGCAGACTGTATTTATgagtcatttaaaatattttaacacatttgGTTGTGCGCATAATGAGTCGATAATCATCACTTTACAGTTGAAATATTAACTTGACATGTTTGTAAGAGATATGCTGCCAGAGGGGACAAATATTAGTGGAGGTGTTGACTCCATGAAATCTacttaaataatgtaatgtaatggattAGAGTAGTTataggagaagaaaaacaacctaTGATAaagatattttccttttctgaaaAGTATGCTTCTTAGGTGACGTCGTcacattgcttgttttgtctgatcaACAGTCAATAACCTTAAgatatttaattaactatcaaATAAGACCATAAAAGGATCAAATCACACACACTTGAGATGCTGAAACTAGTAAATGACTGAGATGATGAATTATCAAAACATTTGCAgattcattttaaatcatttcagtTCCTTAAATGAAATTCTTTCCTACTAAAGTGTGTCAGTAATCCGTCTTTTATATCCTCCATTAACACGCTAAATGTAGCTGTCACAATTGTTGCAGTTGGTTGGTGAACATTGGGGGAAGAAAGAGGGTGAAACGCAACACAAGTCAGTCTTAAGATACTGTGAAGGCATCGAGCTGGGACTGATTAACGCCGAGTAACAttctcttatttctttttcttccagcCGGACGAGCTGTTCTTTGAAGAAGGAGATTTCTTGTACATCTCTGACACAGTAAGTGAAACCTCAGACATGTAGCTGCGATCTTCCTCTTTCAGTCCTCATGTCCCATTCAGTTTATATCTGAATTTgcacttcttcttcctctttgtcagTGTTGCACTCTTTgcctctttgtgtttccattttatttgcacttttctctccctctttattcCACTACTGTTTTCCTTGTTTGCTTTATCCCGTTCGTCTCTTCTCATTCGCTTCTGTGACTTTTGCCTTtaaaaaatagagaaaagatTTCTGCATTACTATTATCCCTAGAGTGACAGTAATTGGTGGAAGGGGACATGCCGAGGAAGGACGGGACTAATTCCAAGTAACTATGGTGAGTCGGCGATATAGACGGACCAACTTTGTATTTCATTACGTATGTGCGGTGACTAAAATATTACTCAATACTGACATTCGTCACTTATTAGTAAATCTAGATAATGCACTAATGGTCtggttttgttattgttgttgcaGTGGCTGAGCAGGCAGAGTCTATTGACAATCCAATGCACGAAGCAGCCAAACGAGGTGAGACGACCGTCTACGGATCTGAACGTTTccatgtgttttgtatttagttatatttttgTGACGTAATACAAAGATAATTTCCTCTTTCTGGAGACAATAATACGTTGACATTGATGTCTTTTCTGTTGCTGCGGAAGAGATGTTACACTTTTTGCGTTATTAGtagccttgtgtgtgtgtgtgtgtgtgtgtgtgtgtgtgatatgtgtgtgtgtgtgttcatatttgtgtatttacagGCAATCTGAGCTGGCTGAGGGAATGTGTGGAGAACAAGGTTGGAATTAATGGGCTGGATAAAGCGGGAAACACTGCCCTCTACTGGGCATGCCATGGAGGACATAAAGGTAAATAATAGTGGTGTTTAAATTCTTTTAAGATGTACTTATAGTATGGCCTTAAACATTGAATGGGTTAAGGCCACTAAAATGACAGCTTCCTTTTAACAAACTTAATTTTCAGACTGTGCCGCAGTGATGATTGGCATGACAGATCATCTACAGTACTGACCGATCATCTTGACAGTACTCTGTTGAGAAAGTGaaatgtaatttcataaataaataagatttgttttatataagaagtacagaaaagcaggaacttCCTTTATGAAAGTGTCCCAGTTATTCTGTTTTCTTCCATAGTTCCCACGTGATTCAGTCCCTCAATCAGTCCCTCAAAGTtctccttttatttcttttgctTTCTGTATCAGATGTGGTGGAGGTGTTGCTAAGCCAGTCCAACGTGGAGCTCAACCAGCAGGTAACACGAGTTTAAAAACTCATTCAGGCATGAAAGTCAAAAACGTTTGatccattaaaaataaaaataaagtcgATGCTTGTTAGGGCGTTTGTTGGTGATGTTGATGCTTTTTGTTTCAGAATAAACTCGGGGACACCGCTCTGCACGCTGCTGCCTGGAAGGGTTATTCTGACATTGTGGAAATGTTGCTGAGCAAGGGTGAGTATCAGCCAGAGAGAGAGCTCCATAAAGGTTTAATCAAACCCTAATATGAGAATATGTGGTTCCAGATTGAGGAAGTGATAACCAGctgactttgtgtgtgtcctcacatgTACGTAGTTttatctttttgtctttctgtatgtCGTTTCTAGTCATTTATTCAGTGTgggtatgtttgtttgtttgtttcagatcCGAGGACAGACATCAGGAACAACGAGAAAAAGCTGGCTCTGGAGATGGCCACAAACGCAATGTGTGCTTCACTTCTCAAAAGGAAGCAGGGAGGCAGTAAGTACAgctgccactagggggcagccTTACAGCACTCTCATGTGCAGTATCACCAAGacaggctacacacacacacacacacacacacacacacacacacacacacacacacacacacagagaccacaATAATATGCCGTTTTACTGAACTGGTGTTGACTGTGACTAGTGAACAGCAGGCCTTAACAGAAACCTTTATCAACATGCTGTGGGATCCAGACTGCTTTAACGGGACCCCcaaaaaatctaaaaaacatatttccttCTTACCTGTAGCGCTATTTAtaaatctagattgttttggtgtgagttgccgagtATTGGAGATATGGGCCGTAGAAATATCTGCcttctctcaaatataatggaactagatggcactcggcttgtgctgctcaaagcgccaaaagAATACATTTGGAAAGCTCAACAGAAATCCTGacctggttactcaagataatcctcAGACCTTGTTGTAAAC from Cottoperca gobio chromosome 9, fCotGob3.1, whole genome shotgun sequence includes:
- the ostf1 gene encoding osteoclast-stimulating factor 1, whose translation is MSKPPPKPAKPGQVKVFRALFTFDPRTPDELFFEEGDFLYISDTSDSNWWKGTCRGRTGLIPSNYVAEQAESIDNPMHEAAKRGNLSWLRECVENKVGINGLDKAGNTALYWACHGGHKDVVEVLLSQSNVELNQQNKLGDTALHAAAWKGYSDIVEMLLSKDPRTDIRNNEKKLALEMATNAMCASLLKRKQGGNITRTHSNAEEYLDDEDSD
- the nmrk1 gene encoding nicotinamide riboside kinase 1, whose product is MKTLVVGVGGMTNGGKSTLSKSLHQQIANSCLIAQDSYFKDDSVVPMDSNGFKQYDMLDALHMDTMMCEVDSWRRDPEAFLRQRGLNPEHTTPSVDEEVYVLIVEGFLIFNHRPLNELFYKRYFMEIPYDVCKRRRSLRVYTPPDPPGYFDGHVWPMYLKNRQEIESMASGIVFLDGLKPKEELLTAVCNYVCQEKEKLMEEA